The sequence below is a genomic window from Polyangiaceae bacterium.
CGGCTCTACGAGCACACCATCCAAGATCTTCGCGACCGGGCCTTTCCGCCCGCGCCACCATTCTGCAACTACGACCGTTGGAACGGTAATCTGCACACCCAGCGTCCGCGCTGCCGCCAGTATCTGCTTGATCCTGACCCTACGCCGCTCGATCGCGATCAACGCTCCGGTGTCGAGCGTCAGCCCACGTCCCATAGCTTGCGATACTCTTCGAGCTGGTGCAGCGTCAGCTTGGGTGCGTCGAGCCAGATCAATACCTCATCCAATGCGCCTTCACGTCGCGCACGGCGAACGGACTCGGTCAGGACGGCGGAGAGACTCTTTTTCCGCCGCTTGGCCTGCTTGCGAAGCCAGGCCAGGTCTTCACTGTCCAGAGAGACGCTCACTTTGACGGCCGACATTCCTACCTCGAGTAGGAACAAAGCCATACTCTGATGTGTGTCGGGTCAATCCCGCGCGCCGAAGGGCATCAGCACGCCGAGGCCGGGATCGGTTCGGCGCATGGAGAAAAGCTCGCGGGCGCCGTTGAGCGCAGTGAGCGCCCAGGTGTTGAGCTTCAGGGTGTCGGCTGCGCCGAGGGCAGCGGCAAGAGCGCGCACGTCCGCGGCGGCGCCGGGAGTCACGCGCACTTC
It includes:
- a CDS encoding PIN domain-containing protein, producing the protein MGRGLTLDTGALIAIERRRVRIKQILAAARTLGVQITVPTVVVAEWWRGRKGPVAKILDGVLVEPLSRDLARIAGEALARTKRSNAIDAIVVASAAQRGDVVYTSDLADLSAIAVCFPEVRVLRV